One stretch of Shewanella sp. Arc9-LZ DNA includes these proteins:
- a CDS encoding SDR family NAD(P)-dependent oxidoreductase, with protein sequence MDPLLDFTGKVAVITGAAQGFGKLLAEELAKRGAKLVISDINEAGVHQVADAIAATGAEVVAMKCDVSKNESCKAMVDTAIEYFGRVDIGVNNAGIAHEFMPLHHIDESIMDSQFAVNVKGVQFGMRHQIQQMLKQGEGAILNVSSMAGLGGAARGSAYSMAKHAVIGLTKTGAVEYGRENIRINAICPFFTLTPMVTNFADEEKQKKMARGAPMNRLGEPKEIVAVMLMMLSPANTYMTGQCIAVDGGVSAF encoded by the coding sequence ATGGATCCATTATTAGACTTTACGGGCAAAGTCGCCGTTATTACGGGCGCAGCACAAGGTTTTGGTAAATTATTGGCCGAAGAGTTAGCCAAACGTGGCGCTAAGTTAGTCATCAGTGACATTAACGAAGCTGGCGTGCATCAAGTGGCAGATGCTATTGCCGCGACCGGTGCTGAAGTGGTCGCAATGAAATGCGATGTGTCCAAAAATGAATCTTGTAAAGCGATGGTCGATACCGCGATTGAATATTTTGGTCGAGTGGATATTGGCGTTAATAATGCCGGTATCGCGCACGAGTTTATGCCGCTGCATCACATTGACGAGTCCATTATGGACAGCCAATTTGCTGTCAACGTCAAAGGTGTGCAATTTGGCATGCGTCATCAAATACAACAAATGCTTAAACAAGGCGAGGGCGCCATTCTCAATGTCAGTTCAATGGCCGGTTTAGGTGGCGCTGCTCGAGGCAGTGCTTATTCTATGGCAAAACATGCTGTTATTGGTTTAACCAAGACGGGTGCAGTTGAATACGGCCGCGAGAATATTCGTATTAATGCAATATGCCCATTCTTTACCCTAACGCCGATGGTGACCAACTTTGCTGACGAAGAAAAGCAAAAGAAAATGGCCCGTGGCGCGCCAATGAATCGTTTAGGTGAGCCAAAAGAAATCGTCGCGGTGATGTTAATGATGTTATCACCCGCCAACACCTATATGACAGGACAATGCATTGCGGTTGATGGCGGCGTGTCAGCGTTTTAA
- a CDS encoding phosphotransferase family protein: MPQVLSINNQQLTAYLENQVEGFEGPITLEKFAGGQSNPTFKVTAKSGVYVLRRQPSGKLLKSAHAVDREYRVLNALKDSEVPVAKVFHLCEDISVIGSMFYLMEYCDGTVYWSASLAEIGTNERRSAMYNEMNRVLAALHSVDVNAVGLTDYGKAGNYFERQLTRWTSQYRLTELKKIPAMDQLSQWLEDNLPEDDGRVCLVHGDFRLDNMMFAKDEPQVIALLDWELSTLGHPYADLAYQCMQLRMPAGMGSIDGLKDVDRGSLGIPTEQEYVDLYCHRMGIERIENWVFYLAFSFFRLAAIAQGVAKRAAEGNASNEHANKVGSFVEPLAQMALQVVAQEK; the protein is encoded by the coding sequence ATGCCCCAAGTATTATCAATTAATAATCAACAGCTGACTGCTTACTTAGAAAATCAAGTTGAGGGTTTTGAAGGCCCGATTACCTTAGAAAAGTTTGCCGGCGGTCAGTCTAATCCAACGTTTAAAGTCACCGCAAAATCGGGTGTGTATGTGTTACGCCGTCAACCTTCAGGCAAGTTATTAAAGTCTGCTCATGCGGTTGACCGAGAGTATCGGGTTCTTAATGCATTAAAAGACAGCGAAGTTCCGGTCGCAAAAGTATTCCATCTGTGTGAAGACATCTCTGTTATCGGTTCGATGTTTTACTTAATGGAATATTGCGATGGCACCGTTTATTGGAGCGCATCGTTAGCTGAGATTGGCACCAATGAGCGCCGCTCAGCCATGTATAACGAAATGAACCGAGTATTAGCTGCATTGCACAGTGTTGATGTGAATGCGGTTGGCTTAACTGATTATGGTAAAGCAGGAAATTATTTTGAGCGTCAATTAACTCGCTGGACATCACAGTATCGGTTGACCGAGCTAAAAAAAATACCCGCGATGGACCAGCTAAGCCAGTGGCTTGAAGATAATTTACCCGAAGATGATGGCCGAGTGTGTTTAGTCCATGGCGACTTTAGATTAGACAACATGATGTTTGCCAAAGATGAGCCACAGGTTATTGCGTTGCTCGACTGGGAATTATCGACATTAGGTCATCCATATGCCGACCTTGCTTATCAATGCATGCAATTACGTATGCCAGCAGGAATGGGCAGTATTGACGGTTTAAAAGACGTCGACCGTGGCAGCTTAGGCATTCCGACTGAACAAGAATATGTCGATTTATATTGCCACCGCATGGGCATTGAACGGATTGAAAACTGGGTGTTTTATCTTGCGTTTAGTTTCTTTCGTTTAGCGGCGATTGCCCAAGGAGTGGCAAAACGCGCTGCAGAAGGCAATGCATCAAATGAACATGCTAATAAAGTGGGATCGTTCGTTGAACCGCTGGCACAAATGGCGTTGCAGGTTGTCGCACAAGAGAAATAA
- a CDS encoding acyl-CoA dehydrogenase family protein: MNFEYSEKVQALIKRVTDFMDLNVFPVEDEMHRQVELDPWSTPPLMEELKAKAKAEGLWNLFLPVAYGKYSAGLTNLEYAPLAEIMGKVMWASEVFNCAAPDTGNMEVLAKYGNDAQKKQWLEPLLEGKIRSAFAMTEPEVASSDATNIELSIERDGDEYVINGRKFYISGACRKQCEIMIVMGKTDSTNSNRYIQQSQVLVPMNTPGVTLVRPMKVFGYNDAPEGHGEVTFTNVRVPVENIIVAEGKGFEIAQGRLGPGRIHHCMRSVGIAQRALDLMCKRVGERIVFGQPMIKQQSVREDIAKSACQIEQARLMTLKAAQKMDTDGNKAAKELIAMIKIVAPNMSLDVIDRAIQCHGAVGVSQDTFLAHAWAGQRTLRLADGPDQVHMMQLGRDLVKKIAE, from the coding sequence ATGAATTTTGAATACAGTGAAAAAGTTCAAGCATTAATCAAACGTGTAACCGATTTTATGGATTTGAACGTGTTTCCGGTTGAAGACGAAATGCACCGACAGGTAGAGCTTGATCCTTGGTCAACGCCTCCGTTAATGGAAGAATTAAAAGCCAAAGCGAAAGCAGAAGGATTGTGGAATTTATTTCTGCCTGTGGCGTACGGCAAATACAGTGCAGGATTGACCAATTTAGAATATGCACCACTGGCTGAAATTATGGGCAAAGTGATGTGGGCATCTGAAGTGTTTAACTGTGCGGCACCCGATACCGGCAATATGGAAGTATTGGCTAAATACGGTAATGATGCACAGAAAAAACAATGGCTAGAGCCATTGCTGGAAGGCAAAATTCGATCAGCATTTGCGATGACAGAACCTGAGGTGGCCTCAAGTGATGCGACTAATATTGAGTTAAGCATTGAACGTGATGGTGACGAGTATGTCATTAATGGCCGCAAGTTTTACATCAGTGGCGCGTGTCGTAAGCAATGCGAAATTATGATTGTGATGGGCAAAACAGACTCAACCAACAGCAATCGTTACATTCAACAATCACAAGTGCTTGTGCCAATGAACACGCCTGGCGTGACGTTAGTGCGGCCAATGAAAGTGTTTGGTTATAACGACGCTCCCGAAGGTCACGGCGAAGTGACGTTTACCAATGTCCGCGTACCGGTTGAAAATATTATTGTTGCTGAAGGCAAAGGTTTTGAAATTGCCCAAGGCCGCCTTGGCCCTGGACGTATTCATCACTGCATGCGTTCAGTTGGTATCGCTCAGCGCGCATTAGATTTAATGTGTAAACGCGTTGGAGAACGTATTGTGTTTGGTCAACCGATGATCAAGCAACAGTCGGTTCGTGAAGACATTGCTAAATCTGCCTGCCAGATTGAACAAGCTCGCTTAATGACCTTAAAAGCGGCGCAAAAAATGGATACCGACGGCAATAAAGCCGCCAAAGAACTGATTGCAATGATCAAAATTGTCGCGCCGAATATGTCACTTGATGTGATTGACCGTGCTATTCAATGCCATGGTGCTGTGGGTGTGAGTCAAGACACCTTCTTAGCACACGCATGGGCTGGACAACGTACTTTGCGTTTAGCCGATGGTCCAGACCAAGTGCATATGATGCAGTTAGGCCGTGATTTAGTGAAAAAGATTGCAGAGTAA
- a CDS encoding NADH:flavin oxidoreductase: MNSDKNTSIDKLFESFSTKSLSLKNKTVMAPMTRAFSPNYVPNKDVAAYYRRRAEGDVGLIITEGTFISHKAANGYENVPAIYGEAALAGWKHVVDEVHAAGGKIAPQLWHVGSVRKPGIGPDKEAPAYSPSGLYKPGAKNGVAMTQDDIDEVVASFAQAALDAKNIGFDAIEVHGAHGYLVDQFFWEGTNQRDDQYGGPLENRTRFGVEIVKAIRAAVGEAFTIIFRFSQWKQQDYSAKLCQTPTELATFLGLLSDAGVDIFHASTRRFWVPEFEGSDLNLAGWTKKLTNKPVITVGNVGLDADFIGEGNADLSGTSNPTGIDELLVRLNNDEFDLVAVGRALLVDPQWVNKIKHKAIAEIKPFNKKSLTSLS; this comes from the coding sequence ATGAACAGCGATAAAAACACCAGTATCGATAAGTTATTTGAATCATTCAGCACTAAATCGTTGTCATTGAAAAATAAAACCGTCATGGCGCCGATGACCCGTGCGTTTTCACCTAATTATGTCCCTAATAAAGATGTTGCAGCATATTACCGCAGACGTGCTGAAGGTGATGTGGGATTGATTATCACCGAAGGGACGTTTATTTCTCATAAAGCGGCCAACGGTTATGAAAATGTACCTGCAATTTATGGCGAAGCAGCATTAGCAGGTTGGAAACACGTAGTGGATGAAGTGCATGCGGCAGGTGGAAAAATTGCCCCACAGCTTTGGCATGTAGGTTCAGTGAGAAAACCTGGAATTGGACCAGATAAAGAAGCACCAGCCTATAGCCCATCAGGTTTATATAAACCCGGTGCAAAAAATGGCGTTGCGATGACCCAAGATGATATCGATGAAGTGGTTGCCTCATTTGCACAAGCCGCATTAGATGCCAAAAACATTGGCTTTGATGCCATTGAAGTACACGGCGCGCACGGTTACTTAGTGGATCAGTTCTTTTGGGAAGGCACTAACCAACGTGATGACCAATACGGTGGTCCGTTAGAAAATCGAACTCGCTTTGGCGTTGAAATTGTTAAAGCCATTCGCGCCGCAGTGGGTGAGGCGTTTACGATTATCTTCCGCTTTTCACAGTGGAAACAACAAGATTACAGTGCAAAACTGTGTCAAACCCCTACAGAGTTAGCCACCTTTTTAGGTTTGCTAAGCGATGCTGGCGTCGATATTTTTCATGCCAGTACCCGCCGATTCTGGGTACCCGAGTTTGAAGGTTCAGATCTTAACTTAGCAGGTTGGACCAAAAAGCTCACTAATAAGCCCGTCATTACCGTTGGCAATGTAGGGTTAGACGCTGACTTTATTGGTGAAGGCAATGCCGATTTATCTGGCACGTCTAATCCAACTGGCATTGATGAGTTATTAGTGCGTTTAAATAATGACGAATTTGATTTAGTCGCAGTTGGCCGAGCCTTGTTAGTCGATCCGCAGTGGGTCAATAAAATTAAACACAAAGCCATCGCGGAGATTAAACCGTTTAACAAAAAATCATTAACGTCACTCAGTTAA
- a CDS encoding SDR family oxidoreductase — protein MNNVNLFDLTGKVALVTGASRGIGESVAKLLAQYGAHVIVSSRKIEACQIVVDEIVKAGGSAQAIACHIGDMDQIESIFAAITEQHGKLDILVNNAAANPYFGHIIDTDLIAFQKTVDVNIRGYFFMSTKGAKLMKDSGGGSIINVASVNGVIPGDFQGIYSITKAAVISMTQAFAKECAQFNIRVNALLPGGTDTKFASALVDNPAILKQMMHHVPMKRVAQPDEMAGTVLYLASNASSYTTGTAINVDGGYLIG, from the coding sequence ATGAACAATGTCAATTTGTTTGATTTAACAGGGAAGGTTGCCTTAGTGACTGGTGCAAGTCGTGGTATTGGCGAAAGTGTTGCCAAACTATTAGCTCAGTACGGTGCTCATGTGATTGTATCAAGTCGAAAAATTGAAGCTTGCCAGATAGTGGTTGATGAGATTGTTAAAGCCGGCGGCAGTGCACAAGCCATCGCGTGTCACATTGGCGACATGGATCAAATAGAGTCGATTTTCGCCGCCATTACAGAGCAACATGGCAAATTAGATATTCTGGTGAATAACGCTGCGGCCAATCCTTATTTTGGTCACATTATTGATACTGACTTAATCGCCTTTCAAAAAACCGTCGACGTTAACATTCGTGGTTACTTCTTTATGTCGACCAAAGGCGCAAAATTAATGAAAGACAGTGGCGGTGGTTCAATCATTAACGTGGCGTCTGTTAATGGCGTCATCCCAGGAGATTTCCAAGGTATTTACTCTATTACTAAAGCGGCTGTTATTTCAATGACACAAGCATTCGCAAAAGAATGCGCCCAATTCAATATCCGCGTTAACGCATTACTCCCAGGTGGAACTGATACTAAGTTTGCTTCTGCATTAGTCGATAACCCAGCCATTTTGAAGCAAATGATGCACCACGTGCCAATGAAGCGCGTTGCTCAACCAGACGAAATGGCCGGCACTGTGTTGTATCTCGCATCTAACGCATCAAGTTACACCACAGGTACCGCCATCAATGTTGACGGCGGTTATCTGATTGGGTAA
- a CDS encoding histidine phosphatase family protein → MAAIYLIRHGQASFGSTDYDQLSDKGSQQATILGQYWRARAIPSKFYSGDLLRHGQTLTSFVKGYQGESTPMIIHSGFNEFDHVDILKKYNDQWQNFAEMSLEISQRNEPNKTLQKEFSQALSRWIAGDKDHEYKESWPQFKARCIRALHNIIEQELAKNREITTAGNNTKKSKDILVFTSGGTISAIVQHILQLNDQQTLALNQQARNTGVTKLLFSENMLSVDYFNNYSHLEQAGDDWVTFR, encoded by the coding sequence ATGGCAGCAATTTATTTGATTCGACACGGGCAGGCATCTTTTGGAAGCACTGATTACGATCAACTGTCAGATAAAGGTAGCCAGCAAGCGACAATATTAGGTCAGTACTGGCGCGCTAGGGCTATCCCCAGCAAGTTTTATAGTGGTGATTTATTGCGTCATGGCCAAACGTTAACCAGCTTTGTAAAAGGATACCAAGGTGAATCAACACCCATGATTATCCATTCTGGCTTTAATGAGTTTGACCATGTAGATATTTTAAAAAAGTACAATGACCAGTGGCAAAACTTTGCAGAAATGAGTCTAGAAATTAGTCAACGTAATGAACCGAATAAAACGCTACAAAAAGAATTTTCTCAAGCACTCAGTCGTTGGATTGCTGGTGATAAAGATCATGAATACAAAGAGAGTTGGCCACAATTTAAAGCGCGTTGTATTCGGGCTCTGCACAATATTATTGAACAAGAATTAGCAAAAAATCGTGAGATTACTACCGCTGGAAATAACACAAAAAAATCAAAAGACATTTTAGTGTTTACTTCAGGAGGGACTATTTCAGCAATCGTGCAACACATTTTACAATTGAACGATCAGCAAACATTAGCCTTGAATCAGCAGGCTAGAAATACAGGTGTCACTAAACTGTTATTTTCTGAAAACATGTTGAGTGTTGATTATTTTAATAACTACAGTCACTTAGAGCAGGCTGGCGATGACTGGGTAACCTTTAGGTAA
- a CDS encoding LysR family transcriptional regulator → MKIDLNLFVVFDAIYCEGNITKAASVLNLSQPAVSHSLGKLRTHFDDALFIRQGNEMRPTPVAKNVIDDVREALHQLQVCLVQSRQFEPLTSRKSFSLSLHGSLEPYYLPILQQSLSLESPAINLRSNKRVRRTELENKLASGDIDLAIDTLIPVSNNIMHIQLEVDQLVVVARKNHPAITPELDLDTYLRLNHVLVSSRSTGPSLEDFELSRIGLHRKISLRCQHALSACQVILNNDMLLTLPKTAAAMYSKMLDIAIYPMPVELPDIGVHLYWHVNVDKEPANKWLRNKMIIAATNTRIEKN, encoded by the coding sequence ATGAAAATTGATTTGAATTTGTTTGTGGTTTTCGATGCGATTTATTGTGAAGGAAACATAACCAAAGCAGCGTCAGTGCTAAATTTATCGCAACCAGCAGTGAGTCATTCATTAGGTAAATTGCGCACTCATTTTGATGATGCTTTGTTTATCAGGCAAGGCAATGAAATGCGGCCAACACCGGTGGCAAAGAATGTCATTGATGACGTGCGCGAAGCATTACATCAACTACAGGTGTGTTTAGTACAATCGCGGCAGTTTGAACCCTTAACCTCACGTAAGAGTTTTTCACTGTCATTACATGGCTCGTTAGAACCCTACTATTTACCGATATTGCAGCAAAGTTTGTCGTTAGAGTCTCCGGCAATCAATTTACGCAGTAATAAAAGGGTCAGACGAACGGAACTCGAAAACAAACTTGCCAGCGGTGATATTGATTTGGCAATTGATACCCTAATCCCTGTCAGTAATAACATTATGCACATCCAATTAGAAGTAGACCAACTGGTTGTTGTCGCTCGTAAAAACCACCCAGCTATTACACCAGAACTTGATTTAGATACTTACCTTCGGTTAAATCACGTGCTAGTTTCATCTCGCTCAACGGGCCCTAGCTTGGAAGATTTTGAACTTTCTCGTATTGGTTTGCATCGTAAAATCTCATTACGTTGCCAGCATGCTTTATCAGCGTGCCAAGTCATCTTAAATAACGATATGTTGCTCACATTACCCAAAACCGCCGCAGCCATGTATAGCAAGATGCTTGATATTGCTATTTACCCTATGCCAGTGGAATTACCTGATATTGGCGTGCATTTATATTGGCATGTTAACGTCGACAAAGAACCGGCTAACAAATGGCTTAGAAACAAAATGATTATTGCGGCAACAAATACTCGCATAGAGAAAAATTGA
- a CDS encoding HDOD domain-containing protein — protein sequence MKTLTVLFIDDDIFMLKALNRVASRLKPHWQFYLCSDPLHWQQALPDGAIVDTVICDYLMPDINGDELLKQVSQIMPSALRVLLTGDTAEDVVSKVTEIAHFVLKKPFTQQDINDVFCSLEHLNTLDIEQPLRNKLGRIGYFFALPDIARQIQSMFANEEVDISHAADIIHQESVIAAKLIQIANSAFLGYSRKTVSLEEAIKRLGLKMTETIVVSMVVDQALALRVPEKAHKKINEWSFNYSRLCRQLSKSMGFSIEQQDVVFIAALLSGIGHLVLMSETNEHVDFDSDDTHTMLADATVLTVYILTLWGYPLDLCELILMQDKPDFNATGLNVNTLGLILYVVNLSLTNQLDEPSKNELLNLVVDVDIRQWISNS from the coding sequence ATGAAAACATTAACTGTACTGTTTATTGATGACGATATTTTTATGCTTAAAGCGCTAAATAGAGTCGCAAGTCGTCTCAAACCACATTGGCAATTTTATTTATGCAGTGATCCACTTCATTGGCAGCAGGCTTTGCCTGATGGGGCCATTGTCGATACCGTGATTTGTGATTACTTAATGCCAGATATTAATGGTGATGAGCTGCTAAAACAGGTTTCTCAAATAATGCCGTCGGCATTACGGGTGTTATTAACCGGTGACACCGCCGAGGATGTTGTGTCTAAAGTAACAGAAATTGCCCATTTTGTGTTGAAAAAACCTTTTACACAACAAGACATAAATGATGTTTTTTGCTCATTAGAACACTTAAATACCCTAGATATAGAACAACCTCTACGAAATAAACTGGGTCGTATCGGGTACTTTTTTGCATTACCAGATATCGCGAGACAAATTCAGTCTATGTTCGCCAATGAAGAAGTTGATATCTCTCATGCCGCGGACATAATTCACCAGGAAAGTGTTATCGCTGCCAAGCTGATACAAATCGCAAACTCAGCTTTCTTAGGCTACAGCCGCAAGACTGTGAGCTTGGAAGAGGCCATAAAACGTTTAGGTCTTAAAATGACTGAAACGATCGTTGTTAGTATGGTCGTTGATCAAGCATTAGCCTTAAGAGTGCCAGAAAAAGCACATAAAAAAATTAATGAATGGTCATTTAATTATTCTCGATTATGTCGTCAGTTAAGTAAGTCGATGGGATTTAGCATTGAGCAGCAAGATGTTGTTTTTATAGCTGCTTTACTCAGTGGTATTGGCCATTTAGTGCTAATGTCTGAAACAAACGAGCATGTTGATTTTGATTCAGATGACACTCATACCATGCTTGCAGATGCGACTGTCTTGACGGTTTATATCTTGACACTTTGGGGTTACCCACTTGATCTATGTGAACTGATTTTAATGCAAGATAAACCGGATTTTAATGCCACTGGATTAAACGTGAATACTCTGGGATTAATTTTGTATGTTGTCAATTTATCATTAACTAATCAACTCGATGAACCGTCAAAAAATGAGCTGTTAAATTTAGTTGTCGATGTCGATATTAGGCAATGGATCAGCAACTCTTAG
- a CDS encoding EAL domain-containing protein — protein sequence MGKIMKQKLLIVDDEQSILRALKRLFTRVGYQVFIADNGKEALEIMSKEACPVVISDYRMPMMNGSDLLLAIKSMQPNTVCMVLSGSSDFNSILTLLNSRTVFRFLQKPWDDNALVIEVEKAFCQYHSKQQRSIIADLLASSDEAVIELFPHGQIGRFNGLSKKILAIRNENTLLNDLFPYCTDRCIDYLFSPNVETPTLQTTQGESVMFSLKHVTDNSRFFSISIASDVDNNVLCESKTLIDQTSLLSTAQTLLETDKSFALVAIHLKNYGYWADMLGDIDSVALFNEIHTTLIMECERFNHRISVLPNEYFVILVANYVSEIELHSQLDNIFSSFTDKKYAEKTVRIEFTISYCIAPSDGASAQQLFSNALVSNRLHSNGNSHFYMRFDDSIIEQKRKQLFTSKALYHAIENQELFLNFQPKYDLRLRKIASCEVLLRWNSPELGMVSPDVFIPIAEQEGQIIEIGYWVIEKTCLAISNWLKNGIVLDHVAVNISGKQLSEPDFIPRVEALLKGFDIDMSILEFELTESWLVDNIEESAEKLARLKKAGISIAIDDFGTGYSSLSYLSKLPIDVLKIDRSLIIDIASNLNTQSMIANITRMAHDLGMKVVVEGVEYFDQIPILERLNCDIIQGYVIARPQIEEQFISLISDPNFSVARLMGDL from the coding sequence ATGGGTAAAATTATGAAGCAAAAGCTACTCATTGTTGATGATGAACAGTCCATATTACGAGCGTTAAAAAGATTGTTCACGCGTGTAGGTTATCAAGTATTTATTGCTGATAACGGTAAAGAAGCTTTAGAGATCATGTCTAAAGAAGCATGTCCTGTCGTTATTTCAGATTATCGTATGCCTATGATGAATGGGTCTGATTTACTGCTAGCAATAAAATCTATGCAACCTAATACGGTGTGTATGGTGCTTAGTGGTTCGTCTGATTTTAATTCTATATTAACGCTGCTTAACTCTCGTACTGTATTTCGTTTTTTACAAAAACCATGGGACGACAATGCACTTGTTATTGAGGTCGAGAAGGCCTTTTGTCAATACCACAGTAAACAACAAAGAAGTATTATTGCTGATCTACTCGCCAGCAGTGATGAAGCTGTAATCGAGCTTTTTCCACATGGTCAAATAGGTAGGTTCAATGGCTTATCTAAAAAGATACTTGCAATAAGAAACGAAAATACATTATTAAATGACCTGTTTCCGTATTGTACTGATCGTTGCATTGACTATTTATTTAGCCCTAACGTTGAAACCCCGACATTACAAACGACTCAAGGCGAAAGTGTTATGTTTAGCCTTAAGCATGTGACCGATAATTCTAGATTTTTTTCCATTTCAATCGCATCAGACGTTGATAATAATGTCCTTTGTGAGTCAAAAACGCTAATCGATCAAACAAGTTTATTAAGCACTGCGCAAACATTACTTGAGACAGATAAATCATTTGCTTTGGTGGCTATACATCTAAAAAATTATGGCTACTGGGCTGATATGCTAGGCGATATTGATTCTGTTGCATTATTTAATGAGATACACACAACATTAATAATGGAATGTGAAAGGTTTAATCACCGAATATCTGTATTACCGAATGAATATTTTGTGATTCTTGTTGCTAACTATGTATCGGAGATTGAATTACACAGTCAACTAGATAATATTTTTTCATCGTTTACTGACAAAAAATATGCTGAAAAAACCGTACGCATTGAATTTACGATTAGCTATTGCATTGCTCCAAGTGATGGCGCGAGTGCACAGCAGTTATTCAGTAATGCATTGGTCAGTAACAGACTGCATAGTAATGGAAACTCTCATTTTTACATGCGTTTTGACGACTCAATCATCGAGCAGAAACGCAAACAATTATTTACAAGTAAAGCCTTATATCATGCCATTGAAAATCAAGAGTTATTTTTAAACTTTCAACCTAAGTACGATTTAAGATTACGTAAAATTGCTAGTTGTGAAGTACTGTTACGCTGGAATAGTCCAGAGTTAGGAATGGTCTCTCCAGACGTATTTATTCCAATAGCGGAGCAAGAAGGGCAAATTATTGAAATAGGCTACTGGGTAATTGAAAAAACCTGTTTAGCGATTTCAAATTGGCTTAAAAACGGAATCGTTCTCGATCATGTTGCTGTTAATATCTCTGGAAAGCAATTATCTGAACCCGATTTTATACCAAGAGTCGAAGCGTTATTGAAAGGTTTCGATATCGACATGTCAATTCTCGAATTTGAATTAACAGAGTCATGGTTGGTTGATAATATTGAAGAAAGTGCAGAGAAACTGGCTAGACTTAAAAAAGCAGGGATCAGTATTGCGATTGATGATTTTGGTACGGGCTATTCATCTTTGTCTTATTTATCAAAATTGCCAATCGATGTGCTTAAAATAGATCGGTCTTTAATCATCGACATTGCCAGTAATTTAAACACTCAAAGCATGATCGCTAACATTACCCGTATGGCCCATGATTTAGGTATGAAAGTGGTGGTTGAAGGAGTAGAGTATTTTGACCAAATTCCAATTCTTGAACGGCTGAATTGTGACATTATCCAAGGCTATGTTATTGCTCGCCCTCAAATAGAGGAGCAGTTTATTTCTTTAATTTCTGATCCTAATTTTTCAGTTGCCAGATTAATGGGTGATTTATGA
- a CDS encoding response regulator: MKTLRPSVIAQYCDVHHRTVSRWISQGRLKGHKLPGRGNYRVLLDDFILFLQQQKMPMPEELMSYCEDIETDSDSGSASPKRILIIDDETEIRNAIRRVLSSSGYYFSFAADGFHAGVKLLSDKPDLITLDLAMPSLDGFEVLQFIRQQPELAELKILVLSGLSEHELQKALDLGADAVLSKPFDNDKLRSLVNSLLING, encoded by the coding sequence ATGAAAACGTTACGACCCAGTGTCATTGCGCAGTATTGTGATGTGCATCATAGGACTGTTAGTCGTTGGATTTCGCAAGGTCGGTTAAAAGGACATAAATTGCCGGGTAGGGGTAATTACCGAGTTCTACTGGACGATTTTATTTTGTTTTTACAACAACAAAAAATGCCAATGCCTGAAGAATTAATGAGTTACTGTGAGGATATAGAGACTGATTCCGACTCAGGTTCTGCATCACCAAAACGTATTTTAATTATTGATGATGAAACTGAAATTAGAAATGCAATACGCCGAGTTTTATCATCAAGCGGTTATTATTTCTCTTTTGCCGCAGATGGATTTCACGCGGGAGTTAAATTACTCAGTGATAAACCTGATTTGATTACACTTGACCTTGCAATGCCTAGTTTAGATGGTTTTGAAGTATTGCAATTTATCCGTCAACAGCCAGAATTAGCGGAATTAAAAATCCTTGTGTTGTCTGGATTATCTGAACATGAATTGCAAAAGGCCTTAGATTTAGGTGCTGATGCGGTATTATCAAAACCGTTTGATAACGACAAGCTGCGATCTTTAGTCAACAGTCTTTTAATTAATGGGTAA